The following proteins come from a genomic window of Mustela lutreola isolate mMusLut2 chromosome 6, mMusLut2.pri, whole genome shotgun sequence:
- the BCLAF1 gene encoding bcl-2-associated transcription factor 1 isoform X4 has translation MGRSNSRSHSSRSKSRSQSSSRSRSRSHSRKKRYRSRSRTYSRSRSRDRIYSRDYRRDYRNNRGMRRPYGYRGRGRGYYQGGGGRYHRGGYRPVWNRRHSRSPRRGRSRSRSPKRRSVSSQRSRSRSRRSYRSSRSPRSSSSRSSSPYSKSPVSKRRGSQEKQTKKAEGEPQEESPLKSKSQEEPKDTFEHDPSESIDEFNKSSATSGDIWPGLSAYDNSPRSPHSPSPIATPPSQSSSCSDAPMLSTVHSAKNTPSQHSHSIQHSPERSGSGSVGNGSSRYSPSQNSPIHHIPSRRSPAKTITPQNAPRDETRGRSSFYPDGGDQETAKTGKFLKRFTDEESRVFLLDRGNTRDKEAPKEKGSEKGRAEGEWEDQEALDYFSDKESGKQKFNDSEGDDTEETEDYRQFRKSVLADQGKNFATTSHRNTEEEGPKYKSKVSLKGNRESDGFREEKNYKLKETGYVVERPSTAKDKHKEDDKSSERITVKKETQSPEQVKSEKLKDLFDYSPPLHKNLDAREKSTFREESPLRIKMIASDSHRPEVKLKMAPVPLDDSNRPASLTKDRLLASTLVHSVKKEQEFRSIFDHIKLPQASKSTSESFIQHIVSLVHHVKEQYFKSAAVTLNERFTSYQKATEEHSTRQKSPEIHRRIDISPSALRKHTRLAGEERVFKEENQKGDKKLRCDSADLRHDIDRRRKERSKERGDSKGSRESSGSRKQEKTPKDYKEYKSYKDDSKHKSREQDHSRSSSSSASPSSPSSREEKESKKEREEEFKTHHELKEYSGFGGVSRPRGTFHDDRDDGVDYWAKRGRGRGTFQRGRGRFNFKKSGSSPKWTHDKYQGDGIVEDEEETMENNEEKKDRRKEEKE, from the exons atgggtCGCTCCAATTCTAGATCACATTCTTCAAGATCAAAGTCTAGATCACAGTCTAGTTCTCGATCAAGATCAAGATCACATTCTAGAAAGAAGAGATACAG GTCTCGTTCCAGGACATATTCAAGATCTCGTAGTAGAGATCGTATTTATTCTAGAGATTATCGCCGAGATTACAGAAATAATAGAGGAATGAGACGACCTTATGGgtacagaggaaggggcagagggtattatcaaggaggaggagggagatatCATCGAGGTGGTTATAGACCTGTCTGGAATAGAAGACACTCTAGGAGTCCTAGACGAGGTCGTTCACGTTCCAGGAGTCCAAAAAGAAGATCCGTTTCTTCTCAAAGATCCCGAAGCAGATCTCGCCGGTCATATAGATCTTCTAGGTCTCCAAGATCATCCTCTTCTCGTTCTTCATCCCCATATAGCAAATCTCCTGTCTCTAAAAGACGAGGGTCtcaggaaaaacaaaccaaaaaagctgAAGGGGAGCCCCAAGAAGAGAGTCCTTTGAAAAGTAAATCGCAAGAGGAGCCGAAAGATACATTTGAACATGACCCATCTGAATCTATTGATGAGTTTAACAAATCATCAGCCACATCGGGTGATATTTGGCCTGGCCTTTCAGCTTATGATAATAGTCCCAGATCACCTCATAGTCCTTCACCGATTGCTACACCACCTAGTCAGAGTTCATCTTGCTCTGATGCCCCCATGCTTAGTACAGTCCACTCTGCAAAAAACACGCCCTCTCAGCATTCACATTCCATTCAGCATAGTCCTGAAAGGTCTGGGTCTGGTTCTGTTGGAAATGGATCTAGTCGATACAGTCCTTCTCAGAATAGTCCAATTCATCATATCCCTTCACGGAGAAGCCCTGCAAAGACAATCACACCACAGAATGCTCCAAGAGATGAGACTAGGGGACGTTCTTCATTTTATCCTGATGGTGGAGATCAGGAAACTGCAAAGACaggaaaattcttaaaaag GTTCACAGATGAAGAGTCTAGAGTATTCCTGCTTGATAGGGGTAATACCAGGGATAAAGAGGCTCCAAAggagaaaggatcagagaaagggagggcagagggagaatgggaAGATCAGGAAGCGCTGGATTACTTTAGTGATAAAGAGTCtggaaaacaaaagtttaatgatTCAGAAGGGGATGATACAGAGGAGACAGAGGATTATAGACAGTTCAGGAAGTCAGTTCTTGCAGATCAGGGTAAAAATTTTGCTACTACATCTCACCGGAATACTGAGGAGGAAGGACCCAAGTACAAGTCCAAAGTTTCACTGAAAGGCAACAGAGAAAGTGATggatttagagaagaaaaaaattacaaacttaaAGAGACTGGCTACGTAGTGGAAAGGCCTAGCACTGCAAAAGATAAGCACAAGGAAGACGACAAAAGTTCTGAGAGAATAACAGTAAAGAAAGAAACTCAGTCACCTGAGCAGGTAAAGTCTGAAAAGCTCAAAGACCTCTTTGATTACAGTCCCCCTCTACACAAGAATCTGGATGCACGAGAAAAGTCTACTTTCAGAGAGGAGAGCCCACTTAGGATCAAAATGATAGCCAGTGATTCTCATCGTCCTGAAGTCAAACTCAAAATGGCACCTGTTCCTCTTGATGATTCTAACAG ACCTGCTTCCTTGACTAAAGACAGGCTACTTGCTAGTACACTTGTCCATTCTgtcaagaaagaacaagaattcCGATCCATCTTTGACCACATTAAGTTGCCACAGGCCAGCAAAAGCACTTCAGAGTCTTTTATTCAACACATTGTGTCCTTGGTTCATCATGTTAAAG AGCAATACTTCAAATCAGCTGCAGTGACCCTAAACGAGAGGTTCACCTCGTATCAGAAAGCCACCGAAGAACATAGTACCAGGCAAAAGAGCCCTGAGATACACAG GAGAATTGACATCTCTCCAAGTGCCCTGAGGAAGCACACTCGTTtagcaggggaagagagagtttttaaagaagaaaatcaaaag GGAGATAAAAAATTAAGGTGTGATTCTGCTGATCTTCGGCATGACATTGATCGtcggagaaaagaaagaagtaaagaacGGGGGGATTCCAAGGGCTCCAGGGAATCCAGTGgatcaagaaagcaggaaaaaactcCAAAAGATTACAAGGAATACAAATCTTACAAAGATGACAG TAAACATAAAAGTAGAGAGCAAGATCATTCTCGATCTTCATCATCCTCAGCATCACCTTCTTCTCCCAGTTCTCgagaagaaaaggagagtaagaaggaaagagaagaagaatttaaaactCACCATGAACTGAAAGAATACTCTGGCTTTGGAGGAGTTAGCCGACCACGAGGAACCTTT
- the BCLAF1 gene encoding bcl-2-associated transcription factor 1 isoform X2, which translates to MGRSNSRSHSSRSKSRSQSSSRSRSRSHSRKKRYRSRSRTYSRSRSRDRIYSRDYRRDYRNNRGMRRPYGYRGRGRGYYQGGGGRYHRGGYRPVWNRRHSRSPRRGRSRSRSPKRRSVSSQRSRSRSRRSYRSSRSPRSSSSRSSSPYSKSPVSKRRGSQEKQTKKAEGEPQEESPLKSKSQEEPKDTFEHDPSESIDEFNKSSATSGDIWPGLSAYDNSPRSPHSPSPIATPPSQSSSCSDAPMLSTVHSAKNTPSQHSHSIQHSPERSGSGSVGNGSSRYSPSQNSPIHHIPSRRSPAKTITPQNAPRDETRGRSSFYPDGGDQETAKTGKFLKRFTDEESRVFLLDRGNTRDKEAPKEKGSEKGRAEGEWEDQEALDYFSDKESGKQKFNDSEGDDTEETEDYRQFRKSVLADQGKNFATTSHRNTEEEGPKYKSKVSLKGNRESDGFREEKNYKLKETGYVVERPSTAKDKHKEDDKSSERITVKKETQSPEQVKSEKLKDLFDYSPPLHKNLDAREKSTFREESPLRIKMIASDSHRPEVKLKMAPVPLDDSNRPASLTKDRLLASTLVHSVKKEQEFRSIFDHIKLPQASKSTSESFIQHIVSLVHHVKEQYFKSAAVTLNERFTSYQKATEEHSTRQKSPEIHRRIDISPSALRKHTRLAGEERVFKEENQKGDKKLRCDSADLRHDIDRRRKERSKERGDSKGSRESSGSRKQEKTPKDYKEYKSYKDDSKHKSREQDHSRSSSSSASPSSPSSREEKESKKEREEEFKTHHELKEYSGFGGVSRPRGTFFRIRGRGRARGVFAGTNTGPNNSNTTFQKRPKEEEWDPEYTPKSKKYFLHDDRDDGVDYWAKRGRGRGTFQRGRGRFNFKKSGSSPKWTHDKYQGDGIVEDEEETMENNEEKKDRRKEEKE; encoded by the exons atgggtCGCTCCAATTCTAGATCACATTCTTCAAGATCAAAGTCTAGATCACAGTCTAGTTCTCGATCAAGATCAAGATCACATTCTAGAAAGAAGAGATACAG GTCTCGTTCCAGGACATATTCAAGATCTCGTAGTAGAGATCGTATTTATTCTAGAGATTATCGCCGAGATTACAGAAATAATAGAGGAATGAGACGACCTTATGGgtacagaggaaggggcagagggtattatcaaggaggaggagggagatatCATCGAGGTGGTTATAGACCTGTCTGGAATAGAAGACACTCTAGGAGTCCTAGACGAGGTCGTTCACGTTCCAGGAGTCCAAAAAGAAGATCCGTTTCTTCTCAAAGATCCCGAAGCAGATCTCGCCGGTCATATAGATCTTCTAGGTCTCCAAGATCATCCTCTTCTCGTTCTTCATCCCCATATAGCAAATCTCCTGTCTCTAAAAGACGAGGGTCtcaggaaaaacaaaccaaaaaagctgAAGGGGAGCCCCAAGAAGAGAGTCCTTTGAAAAGTAAATCGCAAGAGGAGCCGAAAGATACATTTGAACATGACCCATCTGAATCTATTGATGAGTTTAACAAATCATCAGCCACATCGGGTGATATTTGGCCTGGCCTTTCAGCTTATGATAATAGTCCCAGATCACCTCATAGTCCTTCACCGATTGCTACACCACCTAGTCAGAGTTCATCTTGCTCTGATGCCCCCATGCTTAGTACAGTCCACTCTGCAAAAAACACGCCCTCTCAGCATTCACATTCCATTCAGCATAGTCCTGAAAGGTCTGGGTCTGGTTCTGTTGGAAATGGATCTAGTCGATACAGTCCTTCTCAGAATAGTCCAATTCATCATATCCCTTCACGGAGAAGCCCTGCAAAGACAATCACACCACAGAATGCTCCAAGAGATGAGACTAGGGGACGTTCTTCATTTTATCCTGATGGTGGAGATCAGGAAACTGCAAAGACaggaaaattcttaaaaag GTTCACAGATGAAGAGTCTAGAGTATTCCTGCTTGATAGGGGTAATACCAGGGATAAAGAGGCTCCAAAggagaaaggatcagagaaagggagggcagagggagaatgggaAGATCAGGAAGCGCTGGATTACTTTAGTGATAAAGAGTCtggaaaacaaaagtttaatgatTCAGAAGGGGATGATACAGAGGAGACAGAGGATTATAGACAGTTCAGGAAGTCAGTTCTTGCAGATCAGGGTAAAAATTTTGCTACTACATCTCACCGGAATACTGAGGAGGAAGGACCCAAGTACAAGTCCAAAGTTTCACTGAAAGGCAACAGAGAAAGTGATggatttagagaagaaaaaaattacaaacttaaAGAGACTGGCTACGTAGTGGAAAGGCCTAGCACTGCAAAAGATAAGCACAAGGAAGACGACAAAAGTTCTGAGAGAATAACAGTAAAGAAAGAAACTCAGTCACCTGAGCAGGTAAAGTCTGAAAAGCTCAAAGACCTCTTTGATTACAGTCCCCCTCTACACAAGAATCTGGATGCACGAGAAAAGTCTACTTTCAGAGAGGAGAGCCCACTTAGGATCAAAATGATAGCCAGTGATTCTCATCGTCCTGAAGTCAAACTCAAAATGGCACCTGTTCCTCTTGATGATTCTAACAG ACCTGCTTCCTTGACTAAAGACAGGCTACTTGCTAGTACACTTGTCCATTCTgtcaagaaagaacaagaattcCGATCCATCTTTGACCACATTAAGTTGCCACAGGCCAGCAAAAGCACTTCAGAGTCTTTTATTCAACACATTGTGTCCTTGGTTCATCATGTTAAAG AGCAATACTTCAAATCAGCTGCAGTGACCCTAAACGAGAGGTTCACCTCGTATCAGAAAGCCACCGAAGAACATAGTACCAGGCAAAAGAGCCCTGAGATACACAG GAGAATTGACATCTCTCCAAGTGCCCTGAGGAAGCACACTCGTTtagcaggggaagagagagtttttaaagaagaaaatcaaaag GGAGATAAAAAATTAAGGTGTGATTCTGCTGATCTTCGGCATGACATTGATCGtcggagaaaagaaagaagtaaagaacGGGGGGATTCCAAGGGCTCCAGGGAATCCAGTGgatcaagaaagcaggaaaaaactcCAAAAGATTACAAGGAATACAAATCTTACAAAGATGACAG TAAACATAAAAGTAGAGAGCAAGATCATTCTCGATCTTCATCATCCTCAGCATCACCTTCTTCTCCCAGTTCTCgagaagaaaaggagagtaagaaggaaagagaagaagaatttaaaactCACCATGAACTGAAAGAATACTCTGGCTTTGGAGGAGTTAGCCGACCACGAGGAACCTTT TTTCGAattagaggcagaggaagagccaGAGGAGTTTTTGCTGGGACAAATACTGGTCCAAACAACTCAAATACTACTTTTCAAAAGAGACCGAAGGAAGAGGAATGGGATCCAGAATATACCCCAAAGAGCAAGAAGTACTTCTTG
- the BCLAF1 gene encoding bcl-2-associated transcription factor 1 isoform X1, translating to MGRSNSRSHSSRSKSRSQSSSRSRSRSHSRKKRYSSRSRSRTYSRSRSRDRIYSRDYRRDYRNNRGMRRPYGYRGRGRGYYQGGGGRYHRGGYRPVWNRRHSRSPRRGRSRSRSPKRRSVSSQRSRSRSRRSYRSSRSPRSSSSRSSSPYSKSPVSKRRGSQEKQTKKAEGEPQEESPLKSKSQEEPKDTFEHDPSESIDEFNKSSATSGDIWPGLSAYDNSPRSPHSPSPIATPPSQSSSCSDAPMLSTVHSAKNTPSQHSHSIQHSPERSGSGSVGNGSSRYSPSQNSPIHHIPSRRSPAKTITPQNAPRDETRGRSSFYPDGGDQETAKTGKFLKRFTDEESRVFLLDRGNTRDKEAPKEKGSEKGRAEGEWEDQEALDYFSDKESGKQKFNDSEGDDTEETEDYRQFRKSVLADQGKNFATTSHRNTEEEGPKYKSKVSLKGNRESDGFREEKNYKLKETGYVVERPSTAKDKHKEDDKSSERITVKKETQSPEQVKSEKLKDLFDYSPPLHKNLDAREKSTFREESPLRIKMIASDSHRPEVKLKMAPVPLDDSNRPASLTKDRLLASTLVHSVKKEQEFRSIFDHIKLPQASKSTSESFIQHIVSLVHHVKEQYFKSAAVTLNERFTSYQKATEEHSTRQKSPEIHRRIDISPSALRKHTRLAGEERVFKEENQKGDKKLRCDSADLRHDIDRRRKERSKERGDSKGSRESSGSRKQEKTPKDYKEYKSYKDDSKHKSREQDHSRSSSSSASPSSPSSREEKESKKEREEEFKTHHELKEYSGFGGVSRPRGTFFRIRGRGRARGVFAGTNTGPNNSNTTFQKRPKEEEWDPEYTPKSKKYFLHDDRDDGVDYWAKRGRGRGTFQRGRGRFNFKKSGSSPKWTHDKYQGDGIVEDEEETMENNEEKKDRRKEEKE from the exons atgggtCGCTCCAATTCTAGATCACATTCTTCAAGATCAAAGTCTAGATCACAGTCTAGTTCTCGATCAAGATCAAGATCACATTCTAGAAAGAAGAGATACAG ttctAGGTCTCGTTCCAGGACATATTCAAGATCTCGTAGTAGAGATCGTATTTATTCTAGAGATTATCGCCGAGATTACAGAAATAATAGAGGAATGAGACGACCTTATGGgtacagaggaaggggcagagggtattatcaaggaggaggagggagatatCATCGAGGTGGTTATAGACCTGTCTGGAATAGAAGACACTCTAGGAGTCCTAGACGAGGTCGTTCACGTTCCAGGAGTCCAAAAAGAAGATCCGTTTCTTCTCAAAGATCCCGAAGCAGATCTCGCCGGTCATATAGATCTTCTAGGTCTCCAAGATCATCCTCTTCTCGTTCTTCATCCCCATATAGCAAATCTCCTGTCTCTAAAAGACGAGGGTCtcaggaaaaacaaaccaaaaaagctgAAGGGGAGCCCCAAGAAGAGAGTCCTTTGAAAAGTAAATCGCAAGAGGAGCCGAAAGATACATTTGAACATGACCCATCTGAATCTATTGATGAGTTTAACAAATCATCAGCCACATCGGGTGATATTTGGCCTGGCCTTTCAGCTTATGATAATAGTCCCAGATCACCTCATAGTCCTTCACCGATTGCTACACCACCTAGTCAGAGTTCATCTTGCTCTGATGCCCCCATGCTTAGTACAGTCCACTCTGCAAAAAACACGCCCTCTCAGCATTCACATTCCATTCAGCATAGTCCTGAAAGGTCTGGGTCTGGTTCTGTTGGAAATGGATCTAGTCGATACAGTCCTTCTCAGAATAGTCCAATTCATCATATCCCTTCACGGAGAAGCCCTGCAAAGACAATCACACCACAGAATGCTCCAAGAGATGAGACTAGGGGACGTTCTTCATTTTATCCTGATGGTGGAGATCAGGAAACTGCAAAGACaggaaaattcttaaaaag GTTCACAGATGAAGAGTCTAGAGTATTCCTGCTTGATAGGGGTAATACCAGGGATAAAGAGGCTCCAAAggagaaaggatcagagaaagggagggcagagggagaatgggaAGATCAGGAAGCGCTGGATTACTTTAGTGATAAAGAGTCtggaaaacaaaagtttaatgatTCAGAAGGGGATGATACAGAGGAGACAGAGGATTATAGACAGTTCAGGAAGTCAGTTCTTGCAGATCAGGGTAAAAATTTTGCTACTACATCTCACCGGAATACTGAGGAGGAAGGACCCAAGTACAAGTCCAAAGTTTCACTGAAAGGCAACAGAGAAAGTGATggatttagagaagaaaaaaattacaaacttaaAGAGACTGGCTACGTAGTGGAAAGGCCTAGCACTGCAAAAGATAAGCACAAGGAAGACGACAAAAGTTCTGAGAGAATAACAGTAAAGAAAGAAACTCAGTCACCTGAGCAGGTAAAGTCTGAAAAGCTCAAAGACCTCTTTGATTACAGTCCCCCTCTACACAAGAATCTGGATGCACGAGAAAAGTCTACTTTCAGAGAGGAGAGCCCACTTAGGATCAAAATGATAGCCAGTGATTCTCATCGTCCTGAAGTCAAACTCAAAATGGCACCTGTTCCTCTTGATGATTCTAACAG ACCTGCTTCCTTGACTAAAGACAGGCTACTTGCTAGTACACTTGTCCATTCTgtcaagaaagaacaagaattcCGATCCATCTTTGACCACATTAAGTTGCCACAGGCCAGCAAAAGCACTTCAGAGTCTTTTATTCAACACATTGTGTCCTTGGTTCATCATGTTAAAG AGCAATACTTCAAATCAGCTGCAGTGACCCTAAACGAGAGGTTCACCTCGTATCAGAAAGCCACCGAAGAACATAGTACCAGGCAAAAGAGCCCTGAGATACACAG GAGAATTGACATCTCTCCAAGTGCCCTGAGGAAGCACACTCGTTtagcaggggaagagagagtttttaaagaagaaaatcaaaag GGAGATAAAAAATTAAGGTGTGATTCTGCTGATCTTCGGCATGACATTGATCGtcggagaaaagaaagaagtaaagaacGGGGGGATTCCAAGGGCTCCAGGGAATCCAGTGgatcaagaaagcaggaaaaaactcCAAAAGATTACAAGGAATACAAATCTTACAAAGATGACAG TAAACATAAAAGTAGAGAGCAAGATCATTCTCGATCTTCATCATCCTCAGCATCACCTTCTTCTCCCAGTTCTCgagaagaaaaggagagtaagaaggaaagagaagaagaatttaaaactCACCATGAACTGAAAGAATACTCTGGCTTTGGAGGAGTTAGCCGACCACGAGGAACCTTT TTTCGAattagaggcagaggaagagccaGAGGAGTTTTTGCTGGGACAAATACTGGTCCAAACAACTCAAATACTACTTTTCAAAAGAGACCGAAGGAAGAGGAATGGGATCCAGAATATACCCCAAAGAGCAAGAAGTACTTCTTG
- the BCLAF1 gene encoding bcl-2-associated transcription factor 1 isoform X3, with the protein MGRSNSRSHSSRSKSRSQSSSRSRSRSHSRKKRYSSRSRSRTYSRSRSRDRIYSRDYRRDYRNNRGMRRPYGYRGRGRGYYQGGGGRYHRGGYRPVWNRRHSRSPRRGRSRSRSPKRRSVSSQRSRSRSRRSYRSSRSPRSSSSRSSSPYSKSPVSKRRGSQEKQTKKAEGEPQEESPLKSKSQEEPKDTFEHDPSESIDEFNKSSATSGDIWPGLSAYDNSPRSPHSPSPIATPPSQSSSCSDAPMLSTVHSAKNTPSQHSHSIQHSPERSGSGSVGNGSSRYSPSQNSPIHHIPSRRSPAKTITPQNAPRDETRGRSSFYPDGGDQETAKTGKFLKRFTDEESRVFLLDRGNTRDKEAPKEKGSEKGRAEGEWEDQEALDYFSDKESGKQKFNDSEGDDTEETEDYRQFRKSVLADQGKNFATTSHRNTEEEGPKYKSKVSLKGNRESDGFREEKNYKLKETGYVVERPSTAKDKHKEDDKSSERITVKKETQSPEQVKSEKLKDLFDYSPPLHKNLDAREKSTFREESPLRIKMIASDSHRPEVKLKMAPVPLDDSNRPASLTKDRLLASTLVHSVKKEQEFRSIFDHIKLPQASKSTSESFIQHIVSLVHHVKEQYFKSAAVTLNERFTSYQKATEEHSTRQKSPEIHRRIDISPSALRKHTRLAGEERVFKEENQKGDKKLRCDSADLRHDIDRRRKERSKERGDSKGSRESSGSRKQEKTPKDYKEYKSYKDDSKHKSREQDHSRSSSSSASPSSPSSREEKESKKEREEEFKTHHELKEYSGFGGVSRPRGTFHDDRDDGVDYWAKRGRGRGTFQRGRGRFNFKKSGSSPKWTHDKYQGDGIVEDEEETMENNEEKKDRRKEEKE; encoded by the exons atgggtCGCTCCAATTCTAGATCACATTCTTCAAGATCAAAGTCTAGATCACAGTCTAGTTCTCGATCAAGATCAAGATCACATTCTAGAAAGAAGAGATACAG ttctAGGTCTCGTTCCAGGACATATTCAAGATCTCGTAGTAGAGATCGTATTTATTCTAGAGATTATCGCCGAGATTACAGAAATAATAGAGGAATGAGACGACCTTATGGgtacagaggaaggggcagagggtattatcaaggaggaggagggagatatCATCGAGGTGGTTATAGACCTGTCTGGAATAGAAGACACTCTAGGAGTCCTAGACGAGGTCGTTCACGTTCCAGGAGTCCAAAAAGAAGATCCGTTTCTTCTCAAAGATCCCGAAGCAGATCTCGCCGGTCATATAGATCTTCTAGGTCTCCAAGATCATCCTCTTCTCGTTCTTCATCCCCATATAGCAAATCTCCTGTCTCTAAAAGACGAGGGTCtcaggaaaaacaaaccaaaaaagctgAAGGGGAGCCCCAAGAAGAGAGTCCTTTGAAAAGTAAATCGCAAGAGGAGCCGAAAGATACATTTGAACATGACCCATCTGAATCTATTGATGAGTTTAACAAATCATCAGCCACATCGGGTGATATTTGGCCTGGCCTTTCAGCTTATGATAATAGTCCCAGATCACCTCATAGTCCTTCACCGATTGCTACACCACCTAGTCAGAGTTCATCTTGCTCTGATGCCCCCATGCTTAGTACAGTCCACTCTGCAAAAAACACGCCCTCTCAGCATTCACATTCCATTCAGCATAGTCCTGAAAGGTCTGGGTCTGGTTCTGTTGGAAATGGATCTAGTCGATACAGTCCTTCTCAGAATAGTCCAATTCATCATATCCCTTCACGGAGAAGCCCTGCAAAGACAATCACACCACAGAATGCTCCAAGAGATGAGACTAGGGGACGTTCTTCATTTTATCCTGATGGTGGAGATCAGGAAACTGCAAAGACaggaaaattcttaaaaag GTTCACAGATGAAGAGTCTAGAGTATTCCTGCTTGATAGGGGTAATACCAGGGATAAAGAGGCTCCAAAggagaaaggatcagagaaagggagggcagagggagaatgggaAGATCAGGAAGCGCTGGATTACTTTAGTGATAAAGAGTCtggaaaacaaaagtttaatgatTCAGAAGGGGATGATACAGAGGAGACAGAGGATTATAGACAGTTCAGGAAGTCAGTTCTTGCAGATCAGGGTAAAAATTTTGCTACTACATCTCACCGGAATACTGAGGAGGAAGGACCCAAGTACAAGTCCAAAGTTTCACTGAAAGGCAACAGAGAAAGTGATggatttagagaagaaaaaaattacaaacttaaAGAGACTGGCTACGTAGTGGAAAGGCCTAGCACTGCAAAAGATAAGCACAAGGAAGACGACAAAAGTTCTGAGAGAATAACAGTAAAGAAAGAAACTCAGTCACCTGAGCAGGTAAAGTCTGAAAAGCTCAAAGACCTCTTTGATTACAGTCCCCCTCTACACAAGAATCTGGATGCACGAGAAAAGTCTACTTTCAGAGAGGAGAGCCCACTTAGGATCAAAATGATAGCCAGTGATTCTCATCGTCCTGAAGTCAAACTCAAAATGGCACCTGTTCCTCTTGATGATTCTAACAG ACCTGCTTCCTTGACTAAAGACAGGCTACTTGCTAGTACACTTGTCCATTCTgtcaagaaagaacaagaattcCGATCCATCTTTGACCACATTAAGTTGCCACAGGCCAGCAAAAGCACTTCAGAGTCTTTTATTCAACACATTGTGTCCTTGGTTCATCATGTTAAAG AGCAATACTTCAAATCAGCTGCAGTGACCCTAAACGAGAGGTTCACCTCGTATCAGAAAGCCACCGAAGAACATAGTACCAGGCAAAAGAGCCCTGAGATACACAG GAGAATTGACATCTCTCCAAGTGCCCTGAGGAAGCACACTCGTTtagcaggggaagagagagtttttaaagaagaaaatcaaaag GGAGATAAAAAATTAAGGTGTGATTCTGCTGATCTTCGGCATGACATTGATCGtcggagaaaagaaagaagtaaagaacGGGGGGATTCCAAGGGCTCCAGGGAATCCAGTGgatcaagaaagcaggaaaaaactcCAAAAGATTACAAGGAATACAAATCTTACAAAGATGACAG TAAACATAAAAGTAGAGAGCAAGATCATTCTCGATCTTCATCATCCTCAGCATCACCTTCTTCTCCCAGTTCTCgagaagaaaaggagagtaagaaggaaagagaagaagaatttaaaactCACCATGAACTGAAAGAATACTCTGGCTTTGGAGGAGTTAGCCGACCACGAGGAACCTTT